A stretch of the Halomonas sp. BDJS001 genome encodes the following:
- a CDS encoding HAD family hydrolase — translation MTPRLIVSDLDGTLLGSDHTLHESTVEVLRALVKQGHHVALASGRHYYDMKVFRDQLDIPAHLISTNGAYVHDPEDALLAANHLEPEHAKTLIGLPRPPQVRLNLYRESGWHIDSEAPHLLSLHASTGFGYEVVPPAQMDTNGVGKVLYLGDPKALKQLEAQAQEAHGDGLHITYSTIDSLEIMAGGVNKGVALSSLLERLGLTPADCLAFGDNLNDTEMLDLAGEAQVMANAHPALFDRVRGAERIGHHGEAAVAEWLRERFKL, via the coding sequence ATGACACCTCGCTTGATTGTTTCTGACCTGGATGGAACCCTATTAGGAAGCGACCACACCCTGCACGAAAGCACCGTAGAGGTTCTGAGGGCATTGGTGAAGCAAGGCCATCATGTCGCGCTCGCCTCTGGCCGCCATTACTACGATATGAAGGTGTTTCGTGATCAGTTGGATATTCCCGCACACTTGATTAGTACTAACGGCGCCTATGTTCACGACCCGGAAGATGCCTTGCTGGCGGCTAATCACCTTGAGCCTGAACATGCAAAAACGCTAATTGGTCTTCCGCGTCCGCCTCAAGTACGGCTTAACCTTTATCGCGAAAGCGGCTGGCATATTGACTCAGAGGCCCCGCACTTATTATCCCTTCACGCCTCCACAGGGTTTGGCTATGAAGTCGTGCCCCCCGCGCAAATGGACACTAACGGGGTAGGTAAAGTGCTCTATCTAGGCGACCCAAAGGCGCTAAAGCAGTTAGAAGCACAGGCGCAAGAGGCCCACGGCGACGGGCTGCATATTACCTATTCCACCATTGATTCTCTGGAAATCATGGCCGGTGGGGTCAATAAAGGCGTGGCGCTGTCATCACTGCTGGAACGGTTGGGCTTAACGCCCGCAGATTGCCTAGCATTTGGCGACAACCTTAACGATACCGAAATGCTCGATCTGGCAGGGGAGGCCCAAGTCATGGCCAATGCTCACCCGGCGTTATTTGATCGTGTACGCGGCGCTGAGCGTATCGGCCACCATGGCGAAGCCGCCGTTGCTGAGTGGCTGAGGGAGCGGTTTAAGCTTTAA